In Haliaeetus albicilla chromosome 32, bHalAlb1.1, whole genome shotgun sequence, a single window of DNA contains:
- the LOC138683245 gene encoding LOW QUALITY PROTEIN: THAP domain-containing protein 7-like (The sequence of the model RefSeq protein was modified relative to this genomic sequence to represent the inferred CDS: deleted 1 base in 1 codon), with protein sequence MPRHCSAAGCCTRDTRETRNRGISFHRLPKKDNPRRALWLENSRRRDASGEGRWDPASKYIYFCSQHFEKSCFEIVGFSGYHRLKEGAVPTVFESASPKPPRATKPKPPTPESDTPKPPRATRRWRQDPTPSPPDPPFTADVSCFPREGEDPAAPPAGDHGGVPALPGPSGARGPLPDGLLVATGDEEATATPALPEGDPPAPPRPVSPSLYMLRLPPPAGAYIQSEHSYQVGSALLWKRRAEAALDALDKAQRQLQACKRREQRLRLRVGELQRERRVPLEARRIPKEPPARLVELQLLGDGGE encoded by the exons ATGCCCCGTCACTGCTCTGCTGCCGGCTGTTGCACCCGTGACACTCGGGAGACCCGCAACCGAGGCATCTCCTTCCACCG gcTGCCCAAAAAGGACAACCCGCGGCGGGCGCTGTGGCTGGAGAACAGCCGGCGGCGGGATGCGAGCGGGGAAGGCCGCTGGGAC CCGGCCTCCAAGTACATCTACTTCTGCTCCCAGCACTTCGAGAAGAGCTGCTTCGAGATAGTCGGCTTCAG tggcTACCACCGTCTCAAGGAAGGGGCCGTACCCACCGTCTTCGAGTCAGCCTCTCCCAAACCCCCCCGGGCCACCAAGCCGAAGCCCCCCACGCCCGAGAGTGACACCCCAAAGCCCCCTCGGGCCACCAGGAGGTGGAG GCAGGACCCCACTCCTTCCCCACCGGACCCCCCTTTCACCGCCGACGTCTCCTGCTTCCCCCGGGAAGGCGAAGACCCCGCCGCCCCCCCAGCCGGAGATCACGGTGGTGTCCCGGCCCTTCCCGGTCCCTCGGGTGCCCGCGGTCCCCTCCCGGACGGCCTTTTGGTGGCTACGGGGGACGAAGAAGCCACAGCCACCCCGGCTCTCCCCGAAGGGGACCCCCCGGCACCTCCCCGTCCCGTTTCCCCGTCCCTCTACATGCTGCGGCTACCGCCGCCGGCCGGGGCGTACATCCAGAGCGAGCACAGCTACCAGGTCGGTAGCGCCCTGCTCTGGAAACGTCGAGCCGAAGCGGCCCTCGACGCCTTGGATAAAGCCCAACGGCAGCTCCAAGCCTGCAAACGTCGGGAGCAGCGGCTGCGGCTCCGCGTGGGAGAGCTGCAACGGGAACGTCGGGTTCCCCTCGAAGCTCGCCGAATTCCCAAGGAACCCCCGGCGCGGCTGgtggagctgcagctgctcGGAGATGGCGGCGAGTGA